In one Thermaerobacter sp. PB12/4term genomic region, the following are encoded:
- a CDS encoding type II secretion system F family protein, whose product MAFYYVARHGASGRKVQGRIEADSVSQVLGLLHASGYIPLVIRRESRWRDADVRDLLGMSRTGLATRDRAVFFRQLATMIRAGLPLSVCMESLVEQGRGRLRQVAAGILRDIGSGRLLHEAMAHARGAFDDVHVAMVRAAELSGRLDEVLARLAADEDRRLKVEGKVRSALAYPAFVLLVAAAVVAVTVTFIVPTFVGIFQQFNVPLPWPTRFWVTLMNRPAVAYLAVLVLGTLAAAAWLWARSPAGRARVDGWILRAPVVGPVARALVVARVTRGLASMVRSGFPLLEALDAAGRLAGNQVFRVALEETRKGVERGASLSAALRVSGAFPALVADLVAIGERSGALDELLDRAAALAEEETDNRLATLTSLLEPVLVVLMGGVVGFIALSVFLPMFTLMSSVSQMGG is encoded by the coding sequence ATGGCCTTTTACTACGTGGCCCGCCATGGTGCCAGCGGCCGCAAGGTTCAGGGCCGCATCGAGGCCGACTCGGTGTCCCAGGTGCTTGGCCTGCTCCACGCCTCGGGATACATCCCCCTGGTCATCCGCCGAGAGAGCCGCTGGCGGGATGCCGACGTGCGGGATCTCTTGGGGATGAGCCGCACGGGCCTGGCCACCCGCGACCGGGCCGTGTTCTTCCGCCAGCTGGCGACCATGATCCGGGCCGGTCTTCCTCTGAGCGTGTGCATGGAGTCGCTGGTCGAACAGGGCCGGGGACGGCTGCGGCAGGTGGCGGCCGGGATCCTGCGGGACATTGGGTCCGGGAGGCTGCTCCACGAGGCCATGGCCCATGCCCGCGGGGCCTTCGACGACGTCCACGTTGCCATGGTGCGGGCGGCGGAGCTGTCCGGGCGCCTGGACGAGGTCCTGGCCCGGCTGGCGGCCGACGAGGATCGTCGCCTGAAGGTCGAGGGCAAGGTCCGCTCGGCCCTGGCCTACCCGGCCTTCGTGCTGCTGGTGGCCGCGGCGGTGGTGGCCGTGACGGTGACGTTCATCGTGCCCACCTTCGTGGGCATCTTCCAGCAGTTCAACGTGCCCTTGCCGTGGCCCACCCGCTTTTGGGTCACCCTGATGAACCGGCCCGCCGTGGCATATCTCGCCGTACTGGTTCTGGGGACTCTGGCCGCCGCGGCCTGGTTGTGGGCCCGCAGTCCCGCCGGCCGGGCGCGGGTCGACGGCTGGATCCTGCGGGCGCCCGTGGTCGGGCCGGTGGCCAGGGCACTGGTGGTGGCCCGCGTGACCCGCGGGCTGGCCTCGATGGTACGGAGCGGCTTTCCGCTGCTCGAGGCACTTGACGCGGCAGGCCGGCTGGCCGGGAACCAGGTTTTTCGCGTCGCCCTGGAGGAAACGCGAAAGGGGGTGGAACGGGGTGCCAGCCTGTCGGCCGCCCTCCGGGTGTCCGGGGCCTTCCCGGCCCTGGTGGCCGACCTGGTGGCCATCGGCGAGCGGAGCGGCGCTTTGGACGAGTTGCTGGACCGGGCCGCCGCGCTGGCCGAGGAGGAGACCGACAACCGACTGGCCACCCTTACGTCGCTGCTGGAACCGGTGCTGGTGGTCCTCATGGGGGGCGTGGTGGGGTTCATTGCCCTGTCCGTCTTCCTGCCAATGTTCACGCTGATGTCCAGCGTGTCGCAGATGGGGGGCTAG
- a CDS encoding type IV pilin protein: MEKLNRPQIRPHLKVKAGARRDRARRRQRGFTLIELGVVLAVLAILVAIAVPTYLRMVARARESEAQQAWSMVKAELWSYYLQHSQFPSENGSSWWEEIDQPTSDNWAYSGRNDGTAAKMVATPKQSNSTALCWTLNNDGTVDTGRGQECQQ; the protein is encoded by the coding sequence ATGGAGAAGCTGAATCGGCCACAGATCCGGCCGCATTTAAAGGTCAAGGCCGGTGCCCGGCGGGACCGGGCGCGGCGGCGCCAGCGGGGCTTCACCTTGATCGAGCTGGGCGTGGTGCTGGCGGTCTTGGCCATCCTGGTCGCCATCGCCGTACCCACCTACCTACGAATGGTGGCTCGGGCGCGGGAATCCGAGGCACAACAGGCATGGAGCATGGTGAAGGCGGAGTTGTGGAGCTATTACCTGCAGCATTCGCAGTTCCCCTCCGAGAACGGGTCGTCGTGGTGGGAAGAGATCGACCAGCCCACGAGTGACAACTGGGCCTACTCCGGAAGGAACGATGGGACCGCCGCGAAGATGGTGGCGACGCCAAAGCAGTCGAACAGCACCGCGCTGTGCTGGACGTTGAACAACGATGGCACTGTGGACACGGGCCGCGGCCAAGAATGCCAACAATAA
- a CDS encoding prepilin-type cleavage/methylation domain-containing protein codes for MRGSGLIEALVALFVFALVAGAFLGAMTGFLRGTARASQLQGAVSCAGHVVESVRAGLLTPGAQPQDGSCAAAGWPTLGYRLESVAGGGPAGGGAGSPAGTWPALSVTVFPAGRQGQPAAALYRVVTAASLATSGP; via the coding sequence ATGCGCGGCAGCGGCCTGATCGAGGCCCTGGTCGCCCTGTTCGTCTTCGCGCTGGTCGCGGGCGCCTTTCTTGGCGCTATGACCGGTTTCTTGCGGGGAACGGCCCGCGCCAGCCAGTTGCAGGGGGCCGTGTCCTGCGCCGGTCACGTGGTTGAATCGGTTCGGGCCGGCCTGCTCACCCCGGGGGCGCAGCCTCAAGACGGTTCCTGTGCCGCCGCCGGCTGGCCCACCCTGGGTTATCGACTCGAAAGCGTGGCCGGTGGCGGGCCGGCAGGCGGGGGGGCGGGGTCTCCGGCGGGGACCTGGCCGGCCCTCTCCGTGACGGTGTTCCCTGCCGGCCGCCAGGGGCAGCCGGCGGCGGCGCTGTACCGGGTGGTGACGGCGGCCTCCCTCGCGACCAGCGGGCCGTAG
- a CDS encoding type II secretion system protein J: MRRRGEGGYVLVEGMVALVIGGLVAASAAALLAWTAAVQARASVATEQLTSLHQAADAVAALLRQAGAAGRPALAQGTNEAVTLCGVRDGMQVWRGVIRVGAQGRLVVEPIAAPRPATSSCPGTDLTSPRVLAPAVRVTALTWGYYTGTGGSPVTGCGGNGQPRCSEVRAVTFALTGTPPMTPGYGRAGAPVAVGRVVTLRNPGLP, encoded by the coding sequence GTGAGGCGGCGAGGCGAAGGCGGTTATGTCCTGGTGGAGGGGATGGTGGCCCTGGTGATCGGGGGCCTGGTGGCGGCGTCCGCGGCGGCGTTGCTGGCGTGGACGGCCGCCGTCCAGGCACGAGCCAGCGTTGCTACGGAACAGTTGACGTCCCTGCACCAGGCGGCGGATGCCGTCGCCGCCCTGTTGCGCCAGGCCGGGGCAGCCGGTCGCCCGGCCTTGGCTCAGGGGACGAACGAGGCGGTGACCCTGTGCGGTGTCCGGGATGGGATGCAGGTCTGGCGCGGGGTGATCCGCGTGGGTGCCCAAGGTCGCCTGGTCGTCGAGCCCATCGCGGCGCCGCGGCCCGCGACATCCAGTTGCCCCGGGACCGATCTGACCTCCCCTCGCGTCCTGGCTCCCGCGGTACGGGTCACCGCCCTCACGTGGGGTTACTACACGGGAACGGGGGGGAGCCCCGTCACGGGGTGTGGCGGCAACGGGCAGCCGCGCTGTAGCGAGGTCCGGGCGGTGACCTTCGCCCTGACCGGAACCCCGCCGATGACGCCGGGGTATGGGCGTGCGGGTGCTCCAGTCGCCGTGGGGCGGGTGGTGACCCTGCGGAATCCGGGGCTGCCGTAG
- a CDS encoding PilN domain-containing protein, producing MNRVRWPSEGRRSRRQRGGLVVPAFNLLQPALPARRARVVAIAVALLVLVSLVDLAMVLAWTGITLHNDGTERQILALQDDEARWRAEAARYAPSIQERAELTARLEILQSLPPGYVASDALLRHLSATLPPGSSLTSANLAEEGRVVLSGVAPSYQAVEQYARSLQRGGFFAYVRVATAAETGSEAVAGEAGSSLGSGPVSFQFEGWLKEMFGHDGGV from the coding sequence ATGAACCGGGTGCGTTGGCCCTCGGAGGGAAGAAGGTCGCGGCGACAACGGGGAGGACTTGTCGTCCCGGCCTTCAACCTGCTGCAGCCGGCGCTGCCCGCCCGGCGGGCGCGGGTCGTGGCGATAGCGGTGGCGCTGCTGGTGCTGGTGTCCCTAGTAGACCTTGCCATGGTGCTTGCGTGGACAGGCATCACCTTGCACAACGACGGCACGGAACGCCAAATTCTGGCCTTGCAGGACGATGAAGCCCGCTGGCGCGCCGAGGCGGCCCGTTACGCACCCAGCATCCAGGAGCGGGCGGAGCTCACCGCCCGGCTTGAAATCCTGCAATCCCTTCCCCCGGGGTATGTGGCGTCAGACGCCTTGCTCCGGCACCTGTCCGCCACCCTCCCGCCGGGCAGCAGCTTGACCAGCGCCAACCTGGCCGAGGAAGGCCGGGTGGTCCTGTCGGGCGTGGCGCCCTCCTACCAGGCGGTGGAGCAGTATGCCCGGTCCCTGCAACGGGGCGGGTTCTTCGCCTACGTCCGAGTGGCGACGGCTGCGGAGACGGGCTCGGAGGCGGTCGCCGGTGAGGCCGGTTCGTCCCTGGGGAGCGGGCCGGTGAGCTTCCAGTTTGAAGGCTGGTTAAAGGAGATGTTCGGCCATGACGGTGGGGTTTGA